A window of the Lagopus muta isolate bLagMut1 chromosome 1, bLagMut1 primary, whole genome shotgun sequence genome harbors these coding sequences:
- the EXPH5 gene encoding exophilin-5 isoform X4 has translation MAMTETCNAPMSADTSGHSFDVKQDQVMEESTQEWNEQLEKEFFSVLSDLDNQLAQEQSQDPLDRTDSTSSASSVQYNQDAFPTLKRHTANRGQLRNDWSDIPSTFFPDGLRTIRAKDEHKILIRPRKLHSAYINWQQTAFQDDFKYSDPADGNSHLRSSRLPSVSFGRSSEGSLYPPSITQNSGFRHKSYMDRGTAGRSYSVCSLRRCPSSVSSDQLSASSLQCPLARENNNGFVPRFGRQNPKRIPLSSIVWNNTPDSPGQRSTQEKMFRTQSLMEFHATDMSRYPRSLQDNEKYACYLSKHHYRRSISSSNCFSRISCPDKATSPLSFDNWENCTFYQSESNVSRSYCRDISSPGTLYSNHKNSPYGKTESYLSWTDIPQYYNDNVFISPDTRFEVMMANLNDQQLAYTRNAKFASQHLQNDFHMYSPENMNIKTLTRSASRAFSEFTEGHQPHLSRNSVVSSSVVRSDDSVSPNLKDQTKPIGLNRNSVITQRGTKAGVTQLEKAERRKLPDGVDTKDMPLQSVSQQADTTYINTQSFPSNNSAFAMLQSDASLFNALRSKRQTQVSARTDTAKMVATNSNKRNVQMKENNCTPNSVFSQSPCTLPANKSKKESFLPSQKEWEHNLQYVRRRGSVKQDNQSAEAVNQAAPVGQPAQLNAASAPSTEKLANCHSLLSWPPDPSSSSSQSSPPALYHGVGKAAQVSGMGVTKKTPQETPQNTSTLVTKNCSELFNASSPRQGNSGSTSACSFDGDPKTPEHNYFCFEKENGKTGNCSPCTERLHKQDSLLRHTSSCSITGSPRRSSLKSSDPLVIYYTLPRKSASIAGSIMSDTPISLPRDNRRSMYDCLRTETPSGAYPCSSQRDVSCLDSKHSFLRSAPLNVAASNKEKHYPSPLTRSPDDLTSSSTPVELTDRCKHLSKRESSVFSDGKERGNCLQKYKTTSTFTVSVDEDHVKYHELVSIYYTLPRRHSKTFCNLFRDNAEDADLSLPGENSQSPRIRKKKSEGHVSLADVFFPSPLEKEVPSCSSDRAPPAPVTPQNVESVVHHEEENSHSSPDSKKVCTSKSVSMVNNRNDSSTGLSTDHVLSDVATKDTSLGAPQPTAVVANSGNSLSDASNNQNTETYPKEKKEISQTATPRKCTLPTPPKPGRPSENRFYSASTSKNSIQKGNSANCSQPAPVSTNKNQNSLLLHMREKGSRGRIHTECADVPLPPGEDKGRGSTKVKQGVNFPHQTTPLYNHRSSRLQLRAGSSRNNANNVSSCSKTPSESQKKAFEVGTASSADAPLQPDEAISAETGELKNPKIKKEQKLQSTQMDKDCSGLQALGKHSKGSMDVNSKDKVVRVTQDQKLTQNVENENKLLSDCTRDKIKDIEKRKNRPSIKNKLAAVCKTSRKFSSKNLPPKPHISNIFSQNDGNATCLEVSMSPDSLTSADCHQSLLQSETKNQNDSLESDKSTQIPKPAEINKSENVNDPSLLVNNLNWRSLKSYYAQKEAISSKKPTAKVENRPSLTTQSPDKALATRNKNSRTPDLRLENRSQPISPSTTALDPTDDEKRRASSSACTLPLPLLTDKNSNTFINNCLQADICPKQNLTSQAGLTERQNASESNSLRNANLHSQLLRKACAKNERERHFSESICAQDSHETFASGSNILPKDSVHGKRCKSYSEVLSCDENENWALDEERCHSTRNLMYPSVEFGIFGKDQQLAFLENIKRSLTEGRLWRPCLLNNPSAFRDGESPSINRTELFSSSSAGSKVSSAASSPQELPDIYQDGPAAYSDSDSDTTTDDEYYLDEIDKESEL, from the exons ACTGAAACATGTAATGCCCCAATGTCAGCTGATACAAGTGGTCATTCTTTTGATGTAAAACAAGATCAAGTGATGGAAGAGAGCACCCAGGAGTGGAATGAACAGCtagagaaggaatttttcagtg TTCTTAGTGATCTAGATAATCAGCTGGCCCAGGAGCAATCCCAAGATCCTTTGGACAGGACAGATTCTACTAGCAGTGCATCAAGTGTGCAGTACAATCAAGATGCCTTCCCCACTTTGAAGAGGCACACTGCTAATCGAGGGCAACTCAGAAATGACTGGAGTGACATACCCAGCACATTTTTCCCAGATGGACTGAGAACAATAAGAGCCAAAGATGAACACAAGATCCTCATCAGACCAAGGAAATTGCACAGTGCATATATAAACTGGCAGCAGACAGCCTTTCAAGATGATTTTAAATACAGTGATCCAGCTGATGGAAATTCTCATCTGCGAAGCAGCAGGCTGCCTTCCGTTTCTTTTGGGCGGTCGTCAGAAGGTAGCTTGTATCCTCCTTCCATAACACAGAACAGTGGATTTAGGCACAAGAGTTACATGGACAGGGGTACAGCTGGCAGAAGTTACTCGGTATGTTCCCTTCGGAGATGCCCATCATCAGTATCTTCTGATCAGCTATCAGCATCGAGCTTGCAGTGTCCATTGGCAAGGGAGAACAACAATGGCTTTGTACCAAGGTTTGGTCGACAAAACCCAAAAAGAATTCCTTTGTCTTCTATTGTATGGAACAATACACCAGACTCTCCTGGGCAAAGATCAACTCAAGAAAAGATGTTTAGAACCCAATCACTGATGGAGTTTCATGCTACAGACATGAGCAGATACCCTCGCTCTTTGCAAGACAATGAGAAATATGCCTGTTACCTCTCAAAACACCACTACAGGAGATCTATTTCAAGCAGTAATTGCTTCAGTAGAATTAGTTGCCCTGACAAAGCCACTTCTCCATTGTCCTTTGATAACTGGGAAAATTGTACATTCTACCAATCAGAAAGTAATGTTTCTAGATCATACTGTAGAGATATTTCTTCTCCTGGCACGTTGTATTCAAACCACAAGAATTCTCCTTatggaaagacagagagctaTCTTTCTTGGACTGATATTCCTCAATACTACAATGATAATGTGTTTATTTCTCCTGATACCAGATTTGAAGTGATGATGGCTAATTTGAATGACCAGCAGCTGGCATACACAAGAAATGCTAAGTTTGCTTCCCAGCACCTGCAGAATGATTTTCACATGTATTCTCcagaaaatatgaatattaaAACATTAACAAGAAGTGCAAGTAGAGCTTTTTCAGAATTCACTGAAGGCCATCAGCCGCATCTAAGCCGTAACTCTGTAGTTTCTTCTTCTGTTGTCAGAAGTGATGACTCTGTCTCACCTAATTTGAAGGACCAAACAAAACCTATAGGACTGAACAGGAATTCAGTCATTACCCAAAGAGGCACTAAGGCAGGTGTTACACAACTAGAAAAGGCTGAACGTAGGAAACTGCCAGATGGAGTGGACACCAAAGACATGCCTTTACAGTCTGTTTCTCAACAAGCAGATACAACCTACATCAATACCCAGAGTTTTCCCTCGAATAACTCTGCTTTTGCTATGTTGCAGAGTGATGCATCTCTCTTTAATGCACTGAGATCAAAGAGACAAACCCAAGTCAGTGCCAGAACAGATACTGCAAAAATGGTTGCAACGAATAGCAATAAAAGAAATGtacaaatgaaggaaaataattgcaCACCCAACAGCGTATTCAGTCAGTCTCCCTGTACTTTGCCAGCTAACAAGAGCAAAAAGGAATCTTTTCTTCCAAGCCAGAAAGAATGGGAACACAATCTGCAGTATGTGAGAAGAAGAGGGAGCGTCAAACAGGATAATCAGAGTGCAGAAGCCGTTAACCAAGCTGCCCCAGTGGGACAGCCTGCACAGCTgaatgctgcttctgctccatcCACTGAAAAACTAGCAAACTGTCACAGCCTGTTGTCCTGGCCTCCTGACCCTTCATCCAGTTCCTCACAAAGTTCGCCACCAGCACTTTATCACGGAGTTGGAAAAGCAGCTCAAGTGAGTGGAATGGGCGTTACCAAAAAGACTCCACAGGAAACACCACAAAATACAAGCACTTTAGTTACTAAGAACTGTAGCGAACTATTCAACGCTAGTTCTCCACGACAGGGAAATTCTGGAAGTACTTCTGCATGTAGTTTTGATGGAGATCCCAAGACCCCTGaacataattatttttgctttgaaaaagaaaatggaaaaacagggaattgTTCACCTTGTACTGAAAGGCTTCACAAGCAAGACAGCTTGCTGAGACATACCAGTAGCTGCAGCATCACTGGTTCCCCAAGGAGAAGCAGCCTCAAATCCTCTGATCCACTTGTTATTTATTACACTTTACCAAGAAAATCAGCTAGCATTGCTGGTAGCATTATGTCAGATACACCCATCTCTCTCCCTAGAGATAACAGAAGAAGCATGTATGATTGTTTAAGGACTGAAACTCCAAGTGGAGCATATCCCTGTTCTAGTCAAAGAGATGTGTCCTGTTTAGATTCAAAACATTCCTTCTTAAGGTCAGCACCATTAAATGTTGCTGCAAGTAACAAAGAGAAACATTACCCCAGTCCTTTAACCAGAAGTCCTGATGATTtgacaagcagcagcacaccagTTGAGCTGACAGACAGATGTAAGCATCTAAGCAAAAGAGAATCCTCTGTGTTTTCAGATGGTAAGGAAAGGGGAAACTGTTTGCAGAAATATAAAACTACAAGCACGTTTACAGTAAGTGTTGATGAAGATCATGTCAAGTACCATGAGCTAGTTTCAATTTATTACACGTTGCCACGGAGGCattccaaaacattttgtaaCCTCTTTAGGGATAATGCAGAGGATGCAGATTTGTCTCTTCCCGGTGAAAATTCTCAGTCACCAAGAATACGAAAAAAGAAGAGTGAAGGTCACGTGAGTTtagcagatgtttttttccccagtcctTTGGAAAAAGAGGTGCCTTCCTGCTCTTCTGACCGAGCACCTCCAGCTCCGGTCACACCTCAGAATGTAGAATCTGTAGTTCACCATGAAGAGGAGAATTCCCACTCATCTCCTGACTCCAAGAAGGTATGTACTTCCAAGTCAGTGAGCATGGTAAATAATAGGAATGACAGTTCAACAGGTCTTTCAACAGATCATGTACTTTCTGATGTGGCAACAAAAGACACTTCTTTAGGTGCTCCACAACCCACTGCAGTAGTGGCTAACTCAGGTAACAGCCTTTCTGATGCATCAAACAaccaaaatacagaaacatacccaaaagaaaagaaggaaatttctCAGACAGCCACACCACGAAAATGCACTTTACCAACCCCTCCCAAACCAGGCAGACCTTCAGAGAATCGCTTTTATTCTGCTTCAACAAGTAAGAATAGCATACAGAAGGGAAACTCTGCAAACTGCTCTCAGCCTGCTCCAGTaagtacaaataaaaatcagaacagtTTGCTTCTCCACATGAGAGAGAAGGGCTCTCGTGGAAGGATCCACACAGAGTGTGCAGATGTGCCATTGCCGCCTGGGGAGGACAAAGGCAGGGGTAGTACCAAAGTGAAACAGGGAGTAAATTTCCCACACCAAACCACCCCTCTGTATaatcacagaagcagcagactGCAGTTAAGAGCTGGCAGTTCAAGAAATAACGCAAACAATGTGAGCTCTTGTAGCAAAACGCCTTCAGAATCtcagaagaaagcatttgagGTTGGCACAGCTTCCAGTGCTGATGCACCGCTTCAGCCAGATGAAGCTATTAGTGCAGAGACAGGTGAGTTAAAGAAccctaaaattaaaaaagagcaaaagttGCAAAGTACTCAAATGGATAAAGACTGTAGTGGCTTGCAGGCATTAGGGAAGCACAGTAAGGGCAGCATGGATGTTAACAGTAAAGACAAAGTCGTCAGGGTTACACAAGACCAAAAATTAACACAGAATgtagaaaatgagaacaagctTCTCTCTGACTGCACAAGAGACAAAATCAAAGAtatagaaaaaaggaaaaacaggccttcaattaaaaataaactggcagctgtttgcaaaacaagtcgaaaattttcaagtaaaaatTTACCTCCCAAGCCTCACataagtaatattttttcacagaatgatGGAAATGCCACTTGTTTAGAGGTGAGCATGTCCCCTGActcactgacttcagcagaTTGCCATCAGTCACTTCTGCAGTCTGAAACCAAAAATCAGAATGACAGTCTGGAGTCTGACAAGAGTACACAAATACCAAAACCAGCTGAGATTAATAAGAGTGAAAATGTGAATGATCCTTCTTTACTTGTTAACAACTTAAATTGGAGGTCTCTTAAAAGCTATTACGCCCAGAAGGAGGCCATCAGTTCCAAAAAACCTACAGCGAAAGTGGAAAATAGGCCAAGTCTTACAACCCAATCTCCAGATAAAGCGTTAGCCACAAGAAATAAGAATTCCCGAACACCTGATCTCAGGTTAGAAAATAGAAGCCAGCCCATCTCACCCAGCACTACTGCACTGGACCCAACAGATGATGAGAAAAGAAGAGCtagcagcagtgcttgcacTCTTCCTTTGCCCCTTTTAACTGACAAAAACTCAAAcacatttataaataattgCTTGCAGGCTGACATATGTCCAAAGCAGAACTTGACTTCTCAGGCAGGGCTTACTGAACGCCAGAATGCCTCTGAATCCAACAGCTTAAGAAATGCAAACTTGCATAGCCAACTGTTGCGCAAGGCTTGTGCGAAAAATGAGCGTGAGCGTCACTTTTCTGAGAGTATTTGTGCTCAAGATTCCCACGAGACGTTTGCCTCTGGGAGCAATATTCTGCCAAAAGACAGTGTGCATGGGAAGAGATGTAAATCTTACTCAGAGGTGTTGTCCTGTGATGAGAATGAAAACTGGGCATTGGATGAGGAACGGTGTCACAGTACGAGGAATCTGATGTATCCTTCTGTCGAGTTTGGTATATTTGGCAAAGATCAACAATTGGCTTTCCTGGAAAACATCAAGAGGTCACTCACAGAAGGGCGACTGTGGAGACCTTGTCTTCTTAACAACCCAAGTGCTTTCCGAGATGGAGAGTCCCCTTCCATAAACAGAACAGAGCTTTTCAGCTCCAGTTCTGCTGGGAGCAAGGTATCCTCTGCTGCTTCGTCGCCCCAGGAGCTGCCTGACATCTATCAGGATGGCCCAGCTGCTTACTCAGACTCGGACTCTGATACCACAACAGATGATGAATATTACCTGGACGAGATAGATAAAGAATCAGAACTATGA
- the EXPH5 gene encoding exophilin-5 isoform X2, with product MLKPPLEHQLRNSKKSNHKEFKMSSCTNPQAQKNTSSSFLGFRSPFAWLFSFRKSRKTQTQKQPRYDDSASTAPKLEEMAMTETCNAPMSADTSGHSFDVKQDQVMEESTQEWNEQLEKEFFSVLSDLDNQLAQEQSQDPLDRTDSTSSASSVQYNQDAFPTLKRHTANRGQLRNDWSDIPSTFFPDGLRTIRAKDEHKILIRPRKLHSAYINWQQTAFQDDFKYSDPADGNSHLRSSRLPSVSFGRSSEGSLYPPSITQNSGFRHKSYMDRGTAGRSYSVCSLRRCPSSVSSDQLSASSLQCPLARENNNGFVPRFGRQNPKRIPLSSIVWNNTPDSPGQRSTQEKMFRTQSLMEFHATDMSRYPRSLQDNEKYACYLSKHHYRRSISSSNCFSRISCPDKATSPLSFDNWENCTFYQSESNVSRSYCRDISSPGTLYSNHKNSPYGKTESYLSWTDIPQYYNDNVFISPDTRFEVMMANLNDQQLAYTRNAKFASQHLQNDFHMYSPENMNIKTLTRSASRAFSEFTEGHQPHLSRNSVVSSSVVRSDDSVSPNLKDQTKPIGLNRNSVITQRGTKAGVTQLEKAERRKLPDGVDTKDMPLQSVSQQADTTYINTQSFPSNNSAFAMLQSDASLFNALRSKRQTQVSARTDTAKMVATNSNKRNVQMKENNCTPNSVFSQSPCTLPANKSKKESFLPSQKEWEHNLQYVRRRGSVKQDNQSAEAVNQAAPVGQPAQLNAASAPSTEKLANCHSLLSWPPDPSSSSSQSSPPALYHGVGKAAQVSGMGVTKKTPQETPQNTSTLVTKNCSELFNASSPRQGNSGSTSACSFDGDPKTPEHNYFCFEKENGKTGNCSPCTERLHKQDSLLRHTSSCSITGSPRRSSLKSSDPLVIYYTLPRKSASIAGSIMSDTPISLPRDNRRSMYDCLRTETPSGAYPCSSQRDVSCLDSKHSFLRSAPLNVAASNKEKHYPSPLTRSPDDLTSSSTPVELTDRCKHLSKRESSVFSDGKERGNCLQKYKTTSTFTVSVDEDHVKYHELVSIYYTLPRRHSKTFCNLFRDNAEDADLSLPGENSQSPRIRKKKSEGHVSLADVFFPSPLEKEVPSCSSDRAPPAPVTPQNVESVVHHEEENSHSSPDSKKVCTSKSVSMVNNRNDSSTGLSTDHVLSDVATKDTSLGAPQPTAVVANSGNSLSDASNNQNTETYPKEKKEISQTATPRKCTLPTPPKPGRPSENRFYSASTSKNSIQKGNSANCSQPAPVSTNKNQNSLLLHMREKGSRGRIHTECADVPLPPGEDKGRGSTKVKQGVNFPHQTTPLYNHRSSRLQLRAGSSRNNANNVSSCSKTPSESQKKAFEVGTASSADAPLQPDEAISAETGELKNPKIKKEQKLQSTQMDKDCSGLQALGKHSKGSMDVNSKDKVVRVTQDQKLTQNVENENKLLSDCTRDKIKDIEKRKNRPSIKNKLAAVCKTSRKFSSKNLPPKPHISNIFSQNDGNATCLEVSMSPDSLTSADCHQSLLQSETKNQNDSLESDKSTQIPKPAEINKSENVNDPSLLVNNLNWRSLKSYYAQKEAISSKKPTAKVENRPSLTTQSPDKALATRNKNSRTPDLRLENRSQPISPSTTALDPTDDEKRRASSSACTLPLPLLTDKNSNTFINNCLQADICPKQNLTSQAGLTERQNASESNSLRNANLHSQLLRKACAKNERERHFSESICAQDSHETFASGSNILPKDSVHGKRCKSYSEVLSCDENENWALDEERCHSTRNLMYPSVEFGIFGKDQQLAFLENIKRSLTEGRLWRPCLLNNPSAFRDGESPSINRTELFSSSSAGSKVSSAASSPQELPDIYQDGPAAYSDSDSDTTTDDEYYLDEIDKESEL from the exons ACTGAAACATGTAATGCCCCAATGTCAGCTGATACAAGTGGTCATTCTTTTGATGTAAAACAAGATCAAGTGATGGAAGAGAGCACCCAGGAGTGGAATGAACAGCtagagaaggaatttttcagtg TTCTTAGTGATCTAGATAATCAGCTGGCCCAGGAGCAATCCCAAGATCCTTTGGACAGGACAGATTCTACTAGCAGTGCATCAAGTGTGCAGTACAATCAAGATGCCTTCCCCACTTTGAAGAGGCACACTGCTAATCGAGGGCAACTCAGAAATGACTGGAGTGACATACCCAGCACATTTTTCCCAGATGGACTGAGAACAATAAGAGCCAAAGATGAACACAAGATCCTCATCAGACCAAGGAAATTGCACAGTGCATATATAAACTGGCAGCAGACAGCCTTTCAAGATGATTTTAAATACAGTGATCCAGCTGATGGAAATTCTCATCTGCGAAGCAGCAGGCTGCCTTCCGTTTCTTTTGGGCGGTCGTCAGAAGGTAGCTTGTATCCTCCTTCCATAACACAGAACAGTGGATTTAGGCACAAGAGTTACATGGACAGGGGTACAGCTGGCAGAAGTTACTCGGTATGTTCCCTTCGGAGATGCCCATCATCAGTATCTTCTGATCAGCTATCAGCATCGAGCTTGCAGTGTCCATTGGCAAGGGAGAACAACAATGGCTTTGTACCAAGGTTTGGTCGACAAAACCCAAAAAGAATTCCTTTGTCTTCTATTGTATGGAACAATACACCAGACTCTCCTGGGCAAAGATCAACTCAAGAAAAGATGTTTAGAACCCAATCACTGATGGAGTTTCATGCTACAGACATGAGCAGATACCCTCGCTCTTTGCAAGACAATGAGAAATATGCCTGTTACCTCTCAAAACACCACTACAGGAGATCTATTTCAAGCAGTAATTGCTTCAGTAGAATTAGTTGCCCTGACAAAGCCACTTCTCCATTGTCCTTTGATAACTGGGAAAATTGTACATTCTACCAATCAGAAAGTAATGTTTCTAGATCATACTGTAGAGATATTTCTTCTCCTGGCACGTTGTATTCAAACCACAAGAATTCTCCTTatggaaagacagagagctaTCTTTCTTGGACTGATATTCCTCAATACTACAATGATAATGTGTTTATTTCTCCTGATACCAGATTTGAAGTGATGATGGCTAATTTGAATGACCAGCAGCTGGCATACACAAGAAATGCTAAGTTTGCTTCCCAGCACCTGCAGAATGATTTTCACATGTATTCTCcagaaaatatgaatattaaAACATTAACAAGAAGTGCAAGTAGAGCTTTTTCAGAATTCACTGAAGGCCATCAGCCGCATCTAAGCCGTAACTCTGTAGTTTCTTCTTCTGTTGTCAGAAGTGATGACTCTGTCTCACCTAATTTGAAGGACCAAACAAAACCTATAGGACTGAACAGGAATTCAGTCATTACCCAAAGAGGCACTAAGGCAGGTGTTACACAACTAGAAAAGGCTGAACGTAGGAAACTGCCAGATGGAGTGGACACCAAAGACATGCCTTTACAGTCTGTTTCTCAACAAGCAGATACAACCTACATCAATACCCAGAGTTTTCCCTCGAATAACTCTGCTTTTGCTATGTTGCAGAGTGATGCATCTCTCTTTAATGCACTGAGATCAAAGAGACAAACCCAAGTCAGTGCCAGAACAGATACTGCAAAAATGGTTGCAACGAATAGCAATAAAAGAAATGtacaaatgaaggaaaataattgcaCACCCAACAGCGTATTCAGTCAGTCTCCCTGTACTTTGCCAGCTAACAAGAGCAAAAAGGAATCTTTTCTTCCAAGCCAGAAAGAATGGGAACACAATCTGCAGTATGTGAGAAGAAGAGGGAGCGTCAAACAGGATAATCAGAGTGCAGAAGCCGTTAACCAAGCTGCCCCAGTGGGACAGCCTGCACAGCTgaatgctgcttctgctccatcCACTGAAAAACTAGCAAACTGTCACAGCCTGTTGTCCTGGCCTCCTGACCCTTCATCCAGTTCCTCACAAAGTTCGCCACCAGCACTTTATCACGGAGTTGGAAAAGCAGCTCAAGTGAGTGGAATGGGCGTTACCAAAAAGACTCCACAGGAAACACCACAAAATACAAGCACTTTAGTTACTAAGAACTGTAGCGAACTATTCAACGCTAGTTCTCCACGACAGGGAAATTCTGGAAGTACTTCTGCATGTAGTTTTGATGGAGATCCCAAGACCCCTGaacataattatttttgctttgaaaaagaaaatggaaaaacagggaattgTTCACCTTGTACTGAAAGGCTTCACAAGCAAGACAGCTTGCTGAGACATACCAGTAGCTGCAGCATCACTGGTTCCCCAAGGAGAAGCAGCCTCAAATCCTCTGATCCACTTGTTATTTATTACACTTTACCAAGAAAATCAGCTAGCATTGCTGGTAGCATTATGTCAGATACACCCATCTCTCTCCCTAGAGATAACAGAAGAAGCATGTATGATTGTTTAAGGACTGAAACTCCAAGTGGAGCATATCCCTGTTCTAGTCAAAGAGATGTGTCCTGTTTAGATTCAAAACATTCCTTCTTAAGGTCAGCACCATTAAATGTTGCTGCAAGTAACAAAGAGAAACATTACCCCAGTCCTTTAACCAGAAGTCCTGATGATTtgacaagcagcagcacaccagTTGAGCTGACAGACAGATGTAAGCATCTAAGCAAAAGAGAATCCTCTGTGTTTTCAGATGGTAAGGAAAGGGGAAACTGTTTGCAGAAATATAAAACTACAAGCACGTTTACAGTAAGTGTTGATGAAGATCATGTCAAGTACCATGAGCTAGTTTCAATTTATTACACGTTGCCACGGAGGCattccaaaacattttgtaaCCTCTTTAGGGATAATGCAGAGGATGCAGATTTGTCTCTTCCCGGTGAAAATTCTCAGTCACCAAGAATACGAAAAAAGAAGAGTGAAGGTCACGTGAGTTtagcagatgtttttttccccagtcctTTGGAAAAAGAGGTGCCTTCCTGCTCTTCTGACCGAGCACCTCCAGCTCCGGTCACACCTCAGAATGTAGAATCTGTAGTTCACCATGAAGAGGAGAATTCCCACTCATCTCCTGACTCCAAGAAGGTATGTACTTCCAAGTCAGTGAGCATGGTAAATAATAGGAATGACAGTTCAACAGGTCTTTCAACAGATCATGTACTTTCTGATGTGGCAACAAAAGACACTTCTTTAGGTGCTCCACAACCCACTGCAGTAGTGGCTAACTCAGGTAACAGCCTTTCTGATGCATCAAACAaccaaaatacagaaacatacccaaaagaaaagaaggaaatttctCAGACAGCCACACCACGAAAATGCACTTTACCAACCCCTCCCAAACCAGGCAGACCTTCAGAGAATCGCTTTTATTCTGCTTCAACAAGTAAGAATAGCATACAGAAGGGAAACTCTGCAAACTGCTCTCAGCCTGCTCCAGTaagtacaaataaaaatcagaacagtTTGCTTCTCCACATGAGAGAGAAGGGCTCTCGTGGAAGGATCCACACAGAGTGTGCAGATGTGCCATTGCCGCCTGGGGAGGACAAAGGCAGGGGTAGTACCAAAGTGAAACAGGGAGTAAATTTCCCACACCAAACCACCCCTCTGTATaatcacagaagcagcagactGCAGTTAAGAGCTGGCAGTTCAAGAAATAACGCAAACAATGTGAGCTCTTGTAGCAAAACGCCTTCAGAATCtcagaagaaagcatttgagGTTGGCACAGCTTCCAGTGCTGATGCACCGCTTCAGCCAGATGAAGCTATTAGTGCAGAGACAGGTGAGTTAAAGAAccctaaaattaaaaaagagcaaaagttGCAAAGTACTCAAATGGATAAAGACTGTAGTGGCTTGCAGGCATTAGGGAAGCACAGTAAGGGCAGCATGGATGTTAACAGTAAAGACAAAGTCGTCAGGGTTACACAAGACCAAAAATTAACACAGAATgtagaaaatgagaacaagctTCTCTCTGACTGCACAAGAGACAAAATCAAAGAtatagaaaaaaggaaaaacaggccttcaattaaaaataaactggcagctgtttgcaaaacaagtcgaaaattttcaagtaaaaatTTACCTCCCAAGCCTCACataagtaatattttttcacagaatgatGGAAATGCCACTTGTTTAGAGGTGAGCATGTCCCCTGActcactgacttcagcagaTTGCCATCAGTCACTTCTGCAGTCTGAAACCAAAAATCAGAATGACAGTCTGGAGTCTGACAAGAGTACACAAATACCAAAACCAGCTGAGATTAATAAGAGTGAAAATGTGAATGATCCTTCTTTACTTGTTAACAACTTAAATTGGAGGTCTCTTAAAAGCTATTACGCCCAGAAGGAGGCCATCAGTTCCAAAAAACCTACAGCGAAAGTGGAAAATAGGCCAAGTCTTACAACCCAATCTCCAGATAAAGCGTTAGCCACAAGAAATAAGAATTCCCGAACACCTGATCTCAGGTTAGAAAATAGAAGCCAGCCCATCTCACCCAGCACTACTGCACTGGACCCAACAGATGATGAGAAAAGAAGAGCtagcagcagtgcttgcacTCTTCCTTTGCCCCTTTTAACTGACAAAAACTCAAAcacatttataaataattgCTTGCAGGCTGACATATGTCCAAAGCAGAACTTGACTTCTCAGGCAGGGCTTACTGAACGCCAGAATGCCTCTGAATCCAACAGCTTAAGAAATGCAAACTTGCATAGCCAACTGTTGCGCAAGGCTTGTGCGAAAAATGAGCGTGAGCGTCACTTTTCTGAGAGTATTTGTGCTCAAGATTCCCACGAGACGTTTGCCTCTGGGAGCAATATTCTGCCAAAAGACAGTGTGCATGGGAAGAGATGTAAATCTTACTCAGAGGTGTTGTCCTGTGATGAGAATGAAAACTGGGCATTGGATGAGGAACGGTGTCACAGTACGAGGAATCTGATGTATCCTTCTGTCGAGTTTGGTATATTTGGCAAAGATCAACAATTGGCTTTCCTGGAAAACATCAAGAGGTCACTCACAGAAGGGCGACTGTGGAGACCTTGTCTTCTTAACAACCCAAGTGCTTTCCGAGATGGAGAGTCCCCTTCCATAAACAGAACAGAGCTTTTCAGCTCCAGTTCTGCTGGGAGCAAGGTATCCTCTGCTGCTTCGTCGCCCCAGGAGCTGCCTGACATCTATCAGGATGGCCCAGCTGCTTACTCAGACTCGGACTCTGATACCACAACAGATGATGAATATTACCTGGACGAGATAGATAAAGAATCAGAACTATGA